AAGGTGTGAAGAGCCTGGCTTCCATAAAGTCCTATAAGATGCGGATCGAGTGTGAGGAACGCTCCGGGAGCATGTCTTTATGCCCGGAAAGCGTGGGCAGGAAAGAGGAAACGACTCTGGAAGGGGAGTTTATTTTCGGCATGATAACCAATACCATGAGCGTTGGAGGCTTTAAAGGGCTTGTGACACAGGATGTAGCTCTTGACGACGGCGAGTTTGAAGTGCTGTTAATACGAACGCCCAAAACTGCTTTGGATTTGACCAATATCATTAATTACATGTTTCTGAAGGAAGAACCAAATGAATACGTCCACAAATTTCGGACAAGGTCTTTGAGAATTCTATCGGAAGAGCCTATTGACTGGGTGTTAGATGGGGAATTCGGCGGGACCAGGAGGGAAGTTAATATCATTAATTTAAGGAAGAGAATCCGAATTATGAGGAAATCGACGAAAAAGCAATAAAACTGCTTTTTTAGCAGAAATATGTTGAAATATGGATTCCGGTAGTATATAATGAAAAGTTGTGTGGGCTTTATGTATACCTCTTGGCGAAAGGACGTTATTAAGTGGAAAAGGATAATTTTTTAGATAAGCTTGGAAAACTTGTCGAACTTGCAAAAACGAAGCATAATGCGTTGGACGTAACAGAGATTAATAACTTCTTTATAGGGGAAGAACTGACAACAGAGCAGATGGATCAGATTTATACGTACCTGGAGAATCGCGGCGTAGACGTGATCCCGGTCATTGACGACTCCGTTTTAACTGATGATGTGCTCATGTCAGACAACCTGCTTATAGATGATGATCTTGACGACAGTTTTATAAAAGATATGGATGAGGAAGATATTGATCTTGACGCCATTGACTTACTGGATGGCATCGGAACGGAAGATCCTGTCCGCATGTACTTAAAGGAAATTGGCACGGTACCACTTTTGAATGCAGAGGAAGAACTGCGCCTTGCTAAGAGAAAAGCAGATGGCGATGATGATGCCAAAGAGCGTTTAATCGAGGCAAATCTGCGTCTTGTAGTCAGCATTGCAAAGCGTTATACAGGGCGGGGAATGAGCTTCCTTGATTTGGTTCAGGAAGGAAATTTAGGCCTTATTAAAGGTGTGGAAAAATTTGATTATACCAAAGGTTATAAATTAAGTACATATGCTACCTGGTGGATTCGGCAGTCTGTAACCAGAGCCCTTGCAGACCAGGCCAGAACCATCCGCGTACCTGTGCATATGGTAGAAACGATTAATAAAATGTCCAAGATGCAGAGAAAGCTGACTCTTGAGCTTGGATATGAGCCGTCTGTGGCAGAGCTGGCAGAAGCCCTTGACATGTCAGAGGACAAGGTTATGGAGATCATGCAGATCGCCAGAGAGCCAGCATCCCTTGAAACACCCATTGGTGAGGAAGATGACTCCAACCTGGGAGATTTCGTGGCTGACAATAATGTTGTGACTCCGGAAGGTAACGTAGAATCCGTTATGCTGAGAGAGCACATTGATGCCCTTTTGGGAGATTTAAAGGAGAGGGAGCGCCAGGTGATCGTACTCAGATTTGGATTAGAGGATGGCCATCCCCGTACTTTGGAAGAAGTTGGAAAAGAATTTAATGTTACCAGGGAGCGCATCAGGCAGATAGAAGCAAAGGCCCTTAGAAAGCTTAGAAATCCTGTTCGAAGCAAACGGATCAGAGATTTCCTATAAGAAACAGGAGGCGTGGCAGGTTACTGCAGACGCCTTTTTGTGGTTTGGACGCAGCGGCCTGCGTTCATGCCCGGTGAAGCGTGGCAGGGCCTCCCCCGCACTATCGGGGACGCTGTGAGCGAGCAGGGCCGCGGATTACAAATGTCTACTTTTCAACAGCAGGGAAGGAGCTACCATGAACCAGAGGAATTATCAGAAGGAATTGGATCAGGTTATTGCAGGATTGGAGGAACAGGGAAAAGTCCCCAGGCTGCTTTTACACAGTTGCTGTGCGCCGTGCAGCAGCTATGTGCTGGAATATTTATCCCGCTATTTTGAAATAACCGTGTATTTCTATAATCCTAATATCTATCCACCGGAGGAGTATGTAATGCGGGTGAAAGAGCAGAAAAGGCTTATTGATTCCATGAATTTTAGTCATCCTGTGACTTTGGAAACAGGTGCTTATGAACCGGAAGAATTTTACCGGATTGTAAGAGGTCTTGAAAAGGAGCCGGAAGGCGGTGCCCGGTGCTTTAAATGCTATGAACTGCGCCTCCAGGAGGCGGCAAAGGTCGCGCAGGCAGGACGTTTTGATTATTTCACCACCACCCTGTCCATAAGCCCTTTAAAGAACGCGGAAAAGCTCAATGAAATTGGTGAGAAGCTGGCCAAGGAATACCGTGTCGCTTATCTACCCTCTGATTTCAAGAAAAAGAACGGATATAAGCGGTCTGTGGAGCTTTCTGGAGAATACGGTTTATACAGGCAGGACTACTGCGGCTGTATCTATTCCCAGAATGAAAGGCAGAAACTTTCTGAAATTTCTTAGACAGGAAATTGCTTTGTAAAATATGTAAAAGACATACTGGTTTGTCTTGACACAAATTGGATATTGTAATAGAATTAACTGCAAGGAGTATAAAAAATTGAGGATAAAGGAGAATATCTTATGTTATCAAAAACACTGACCGTAGTAAATCCATCCGGACTTCATTTAAGACCAGCAGGGGTTCTGTCTCAGACAGCTATGAAATTTAAATCTGATGTAATCATCGAATATGGAGAGAAGAGAATCGTTGCTAAGAGCGTGTTAAACGTTATGGCAGCCGGAATTAAGTGCGGAACAGAGATTAAATTGATCTGTGAAGGCGAAGATGAGGCAGCAGCAATGAAGACCATGACCGAAGCAATTGAAAGCGGCCTTGGAGAAATGTAATCCAGTTTTATTTTATGAAAAAATATTGTATAAGCCCTGGGAAGACTCCCGGGGCTTTTTCTATGGAAAAAAGGGTGTAATACGGGGAGAACAGCCAGGAAGCTTTGAAAATGAAAGGAAGACTTAACTATTGAAAGTGATAGCTTCAAAAAATTAGAAGTTTGTACCAGGATCCTTGAAAAGGCACATAATTGTGCGATATAAGGTGAAAAAATATTAATATGAAACGTAATTGCAAGATTATAATTTTGAAAATATTGAAATGTCGAATTATCTGAAAATAACAGAATAAAATACGTTTACAAGAATAAAAAAATGTAGTATTATCAACTAAAAATTTGTTGTTACACTTTCAGACCCAAAATCAGAGGAAAAGTCAGGAACGCCCTTCGGGCAAGCCACTATGTCCAGAAAGCATGGGCTAGTAAGAGGAAAGGAAGAGATTATGGATAAAGGTTTACAATTCCCTAATAAAAAGACGCTGCCAGGCCTATATGATCCCCGATTTGAGCATGATAACTGCGGCATTGGAGCAGTTGCCAACATAAAGGGCATTAAGACTCACAAGACGGTGGATCAGGCTCTGCATATCGTAGAGAATCTGGAACACCGTGCAGGTAAGGATGCGGAAGGAAAGACAGGAGACGGAGTTGGAATCATGCTTCAGATTTCCCATAAGTTTTTCAAAAAGGTGACAAAGCCTTTAGGCATTGACCTTGGAGATGAAAGGGAATACGGAGTGGGAATGTTTTTCTTTCCCCAGGATGAACTTGCCAGAAACCAGGCCAAAAAGATGTTTGAGATCATTGTAAAGAAAGAGGGGCTTGAATTTTCAGGCTGGAGGGATGTTCCCATTCATCCGGAGCTGATCGGTGCCAAGGCTGTGGACTGTATGCCCTGCATTGCCCAGGGTTTTGTAAAGAAACCGGCTGATACTGCCAAGGGGCTGGAATTTGACCGGAAGCTTTATGTATCAAGGCGGATTTTCGAACAGAGCAATGACAATACCTATGTGGTTTCCCTAAGCAGCAGAACCATTGTTTATAAGGGCATGTTCCTTGTGAAAGAACTGAGAAAGTTTTTTACGGATCTTCAGGATAAGGATTATGAATCCGCCATTGCAGTGGTTCATTCCCGGTTCAGTACCAACACAAACCCCAGCTGGATGAGGGCTCATCCCAATCGCCTTATCGTACATAACGGCGAGATCAATACCATTCGCGGGAATGTGGATAAGATGATGGCAAGAGAAGAAAATATGGAGTCCGAGTATTTCCGGTATGACATGCATAAGGTCCTTCCTATTATTAATCAGGAAGGTTCTGACTCCGCCATGCTTGATAATGCACTGGAATTTATGATGATGAGCGGAATGGATCTTCCACTGTCTGTTATGGTGACAATTCCTGCACCGTGGGAGCATGACAAATCCATGCCTCAGGAAATTAAGGACTTTTACCGTTACTATGCGACCATGATGGAACCCTGGGATGGCCCGGCTTCTATCGTGTTCAGTGACGGCGACCTGGTTGGAGCCGTCCTGGACCGCAATGGCCTTCGTCCATCCAGATACTACATTACCGATGATGACCAGATGATCCTGGCTTCTGAGGTGGGTGCCATTGATATTGAACAGAGCCATGTGGTGAGAAAAGAACGTCTTCGTCCAGGAAAGATGCTCCTCATTGATACAGTTAAAGGCTGTCTGGTCAGCGATGAAGAACTGAAAGAATATTATGCGGCCCGCCAGCCTTATGGGGAATGGTTAGATTCCAATCTGATTGAACTGAGAGAGCTTTCCATTCCCAATAAAGGGGTTCCTGCCATGAGCAGAGAGGAAAGGGCAAAGCTTCAAAAGACATATGGTTATACCTATGAGGAATATAAGACCATGATTCTTCCCATGGCTTTAAACGGTTCGGAAGCAGTTTCCGCCATGGGGGCAGACAGTCCTCTGGCAGTACTGAGCAAAAAACACCAGCCTCTTTTCAACTATTTTAAACAGCTTTTTGCCCAGGTCACCAACCCGCCCATTGACTCCATTCGTGAAGAAATCGTTACCTCTACCACGGTTTATGTGGGCGAGGAAGGGAACATCCTGGAAGAGACAGCAGAAAACTGTAAGATATTAAAAGTCAATAATCCCATCCTTACCTGTACGGACCTGTTGAAAATTAAAAACATGAAAAAGCCTGGCTTTAAGGTTGAAGTGATTCCCATTACCTACTATAAAAATACTTCCCTGGAAAAAGCAATTGACAGGCTGTTTCTGGAAGCAGACCGGGCCCATAGGGATGGGGCGAATATCATCATCCTGTCTGACAGGGATATTGACGAAAACCATTTGCCCATCCCATCCTTGCTTGCCGTATCTGCCCTTCAGCAGCATCTGGTCAAGACAAAGAAGAGGACTTCCGTAGCGCTTATACTGGAAAGCGGAGAGCCAAGAGAGGTACACCACTTTGCGACCCTGCTGGGATATGGAGCTTGTGCCATCAACCCCTACCTAGCCCAGGAATCCATCCGTTCTCTTATTGAAAACGGCATGTTGGACAAGGATTATTACGCAGCGGTGGAGGATTATAATGCAGCAGTTCTTCACGGCATTGTAAAGATCGCTTCCAAAATGGGAATTTCCACCATACAATCCTACCAGGGAGCCCAGATTTTTGAGGCAATCGGCATTTCAAAGAACGTGATTGATAAATACTTCACGGATACAGTGAGCAGAGTGGGTGGAATTACCCTGGATGACATTGCAAATGATGTGGATGTCCTTCACTCAGCCGCTTTTGATCCCCTTGGTCTTGACGTGGATCTGACCCTGGACAGCGTAGGAAGCCATAAAGAGAGGGCAGGGCAGGAGGAACATTTATACAATCCTCTTACCATTCACCTTCTGCAGGAAGCGGCAAGAACAGGAAGCTATGAGGTTTTCAAAGAATATACCCATACCTTGACGGAAGAAGGGCAGACAGTTAATTTACGAAGCCTTTTGGATTTTGATTATTCCAAATCAAAGGAAATTCCTGTTGAAGAAGTGGAAAGTGAAGAATCCATTGTGAAACGGTTCAAAACGGGAGCCATGTCCTACGGCTCCATTTCCCAGGAGGCTCATGAAACCCTGGCGATTGCCATGAACCGGATTCGGGGCAAATCCAACAGCGGCGAGGGCGGTGAAAGCCTGGAGCGTCTGACCGTAGGGGCAGACGGTGTAAACCGCTGTTCAGCCATCAAGCAGGTAGCTTCCGGGCGTTTTGGAGTGACCTCAAGGTATCTGGTCAGCGCCAGGGAAATCCAGATTAAAATGGCCCAGGGTGCTAAGCCGGGAGAAGGAGGCCAGCTTCCAGGGAATAAGGTATATCCATGGGTTGCAAAAACCAGGCATTCAACCACCGGAGTAGGTCTTATTTCCCCGCCACCTCACCATGATATTTATTCCATTGAGGACCTGGCCCAGTTGATTTATGATTTGAAAAATTCCAATACCGATGCCAGAATTTCTGTTAAACTGGTTTCTGAGGCAGGCGTTGGCACGGTAGCAGCAGGTGTTGCAAAGGCCGGCGCCCAGGTAATCCTCATTTCATCCTTTGACGGTGGGACCGGTGCGGCTCCCAGAAATTCCATTTATAATGCAGGTCTTCCCTGGGAGCTTGGTGTGGCAGAGGCCCATCAGACCCTGATCATGAATGGGCTGAGAGATAAGGTGATTCTGGAGACAGACGGTAAGCTGATGACGGGACGGGATGTTGCAATTGCCTGTGCCCTGGGAGCGGAAGAATTTGGCTTTGCCACAGCTCCGCTTGTGACCATGGGCTGCGTCATGATGAGGGTCTGTAATCTGGATACATGTCCGGTGGGAATTGCTACCCAGAATCCGGAGCTGCGGAAGCGCTTTAAAGGAAAGCCGGAGTATGTGATTAACTTCATGTATTTTATTGCCAAAGAATTACGGGAATATATGGCAAAGCTTGGTATTCGCAGTGTGGATGAGCTGGTGGGCAGGACTGATCTGTTAAAGAAAAAGGATAATATTCCTTCTGAAAGAGCCGGAAAGGTTGATTTTTCCGCTATACTTGGAAATTCATATACAGGTCAGAAGCTTGCTGGCTATGGTCAAAAGCAGGTTTACGATTTTGAGCTGGAAAAGACCATGGATGAAAAGATCCTCCTTAAAAAATTAAAGGAAGCTCTCCGGGCGGGCCAGAAAAAGAGCCTTCATATCGATGTCTCCAATACGGACCGGGCACTGGGTACCATATTTGGTTCGGAAATAACCAGGCTGTATCCGAATGGATTGGCTGAGGATACCTTTACCATTAATTGTACGGGCAGCGGCGGCCAGAGCTTTGGAGCATTTATTCCCAGGGGCCTTACCCTGGAACTGGTGGGCGACAGCAACGATTATTTCGGAAAGGGACTTTCCGGCGGCAAGCTGGTGGTTTATCCCCCTCAGGGCGTGAAGTTTAAGGCTGAAGATAACATTGTGATCGGAAACGTGGCCTTATACGGCGCTACCAGCGGAAAGGCATTTATCTGCGGGATTGCAGGCGAACGGTTCTGTGTCCGGAACTCTGGTGCAACTGCTGTTGTGGAAGGCGTAGGAGACCATGGCTGCGAATATATGACAGGCGGACGCGTGGTGGTACTGGGGCCTACCGGCAAAAATTTTGCGGCAGGAATGAGCGGCGGCATCGCTTATGTGCTGGATGAAAAAAGAGATTTATATAAGAGGCTTAATAAGGAAATGGTTTCTTTTGAAGAGGTTTCCAATAAATACGATGTTCTTGAATTAAAAGATATGATCAAGGAGCATGTGGCTTATACCAATTCCGCAAAAGGAAAAGAGATCCTTGATAACTTTGGAGAGTATCTTCCTAAGTTTAAGAAAATCATGCCTCATGATTACAGACGCATGCTGAATACCATCGTTCAGATGGAGGAAAAAGGGTTAAGCAGCGAACAGGCACAGATTGAAGCATTTTATGCCAACACAAAGAAGTAAGGAGGAGCAGAAATGGGAAAACCAACAGGATTTTTGGAATATAGCAGAAAAACAGGAAAAACGGCAGATCCCAAGGCTCGTATCAAGAATTATAACGAGTTTCACCTGCCTCTTTCCGAAAAAGAACAAAAGTGTCAGGGTGCGCGCTGCATGGATTGCGGCGTCCCCTTCTGCCAGTCCGGCGTGATCTTAAAGGGCATGGTTTCCGGCTGCCCCTTAAATAACCTGATCCCGGAATGGAATGAGCTTGTATACACGGGCACATGGCAGCAGGCCTATAACAGGCTAAAAAAAACTAACAGCTTTCCGGAATTCACCGCCAGGGTGTGCCCGGCTCCCTGTGAAGCCGCATGCACCTGCGGATTAAACGGAGATCCGGTGAGCATTAAAGAAAATGAACGTGCAATCATTGAACGCGCTTATGAAAGCGGCATAGCAGGCCCCGTACCGCCGAAGATCCGCACCGGTAAAAAGGTAGCGGTCATCGGTTCCGGCCCTGCAGGTTTGTCTGCAGCGGACCAGTTGAACAAGCGGGGGCACAGCGTCACCGTATTGGAAAGAGAAGACCGTATAGGCGGCCTTCTCATGTATGGAATTCCAAATATGAAGCTGGAAAAGCATGTCATAGACCGGAAAGTGGAGATTATGAAGCAGGAAGGAGTGACGTTCCTGACAGGTGCTGACATAGGAAAAAACCAGAAGGCCAAAGATCTGTTAAAGGAATATGACCGCATCATTCTGGCCTGCGGTGCCTCTAATCCAAGAGATTTAAAGGTCCCGGGAAGAGATGCCGAGGGAATTTATTTTGCAGTGGATTTCTTAAAATCCACTACAAAAAGTCTGCTGAATTCAAACTTACAGGATAATAACCATATTTCCACAAAAGGCAGGCATGTCATCGTTATTGGCGGCGGCGACACAGGAAACGACTGCGTGGGAACGGCCATACGCCAAGGCTGCGCTTCTGTCACCCAGCTTGAGATGATGCCAAGGCTCCCTGAAAAGAGAACTGCTGACAATAGCTGGCCTGAATGGCCGAAGGTATTGAAAACCGATTACGGCCAGGAAGAGTCCATTGCTGTATTTGGCAAGGATCCCAGGGTATATCAGACTACGGTAAAGGAGTTCGTCAAGGATAAGTCCGGCAAGGTAGTGAAAGCAGTGCTCATGGGGCTGGAGCCTAAAAAGGATGAAAAGACCGGCCGCATGAACATGGAACCAGTGGCCGGCAGTGAAAAAGAAGTTCCAGCCGATATTGTTTTAATCGCGGCAGGGTTTCTGGGGGCCCAGACTTATGTTGCTGACGCTTTTGGCGTGAAATTAAACGGCAGAAGCAATGTGGAGACTGAAAACGGGAAATATAAGACAAACGTGGATAAGGTGTTTGCAGCCGGAGATATGCGCCGGGGACAATCCCTGGTAGTTTGGGCGATCAGAGAAGGCCGGGAAGTGGCAAAGGAAGTAGACATCAGTTTAATGGGGTATTCCAATCTGGCATAGCTGGAGGGGATAGACCAATAGAGTATAATGAGGCTTTTGCATAATAGCTGAGGGATCAGCTATAGGCAAAGGCCTCTTTTTTGGTTAATACGTAATTGCTCCTTTCGAATAATTACGTATTAAGAATGTCTGTCCAACGGCAGGCATGAAAACATGGCGGTTGATATTTTGGGTGGCATTGGCTGCCATGAAAGGCGCTAAACTTATACTGGAAAATTCGGATTAATAAATCAGGTTTCATTTCACTGCGACCGTTCTTGAAAAAGCTGCCTTCGTAAAATTACATATAAACCGTTAATAATTACATGGTGGGGAAATGGGTCGAAAAATGTAGTATATTGTAAGGAAATAAGGAGGAGGCAAGCGA
The nucleotide sequence above comes from Lacrimispora sp. BS-2. Encoded proteins:
- the gltB gene encoding glutamate synthase large subunit, with protein sequence MDKGLQFPNKKTLPGLYDPRFEHDNCGIGAVANIKGIKTHKTVDQALHIVENLEHRAGKDAEGKTGDGVGIMLQISHKFFKKVTKPLGIDLGDEREYGVGMFFFPQDELARNQAKKMFEIIVKKEGLEFSGWRDVPIHPELIGAKAVDCMPCIAQGFVKKPADTAKGLEFDRKLYVSRRIFEQSNDNTYVVSLSSRTIVYKGMFLVKELRKFFTDLQDKDYESAIAVVHSRFSTNTNPSWMRAHPNRLIVHNGEINTIRGNVDKMMAREENMESEYFRYDMHKVLPIINQEGSDSAMLDNALEFMMMSGMDLPLSVMVTIPAPWEHDKSMPQEIKDFYRYYATMMEPWDGPASIVFSDGDLVGAVLDRNGLRPSRYYITDDDQMILASEVGAIDIEQSHVVRKERLRPGKMLLIDTVKGCLVSDEELKEYYAARQPYGEWLDSNLIELRELSIPNKGVPAMSREERAKLQKTYGYTYEEYKTMILPMALNGSEAVSAMGADSPLAVLSKKHQPLFNYFKQLFAQVTNPPIDSIREEIVTSTTVYVGEEGNILEETAENCKILKVNNPILTCTDLLKIKNMKKPGFKVEVIPITYYKNTSLEKAIDRLFLEADRAHRDGANIIILSDRDIDENHLPIPSLLAVSALQQHLVKTKKRTSVALILESGEPREVHHFATLLGYGACAINPYLAQESIRSLIENGMLDKDYYAAVEDYNAAVLHGIVKIASKMGISTIQSYQGAQIFEAIGISKNVIDKYFTDTVSRVGGITLDDIANDVDVLHSAAFDPLGLDVDLTLDSVGSHKERAGQEEHLYNPLTIHLLQEAARTGSYEVFKEYTHTLTEEGQTVNLRSLLDFDYSKSKEIPVEEVESEESIVKRFKTGAMSYGSISQEAHETLAIAMNRIRGKSNSGEGGESLERLTVGADGVNRCSAIKQVASGRFGVTSRYLVSAREIQIKMAQGAKPGEGGQLPGNKVYPWVAKTRHSTTGVGLISPPPHHDIYSIEDLAQLIYDLKNSNTDARISVKLVSEAGVGTVAAGVAKAGAQVILISSFDGGTGAAPRNSIYNAGLPWELGVAEAHQTLIMNGLRDKVILETDGKLMTGRDVAIACALGAEEFGFATAPLVTMGCVMMRVCNLDTCPVGIATQNPELRKRFKGKPEYVINFMYFIAKELREYMAKLGIRSVDELVGRTDLLKKKDNIPSERAGKVDFSAILGNSYTGQKLAGYGQKQVYDFELEKTMDEKILLKKLKEALRAGQKKSLHIDVSNTDRALGTIFGSEITRLYPNGLAEDTFTINCTGSGGQSFGAFIPRGLTLELVGDSNDYFGKGLSGGKLVVYPPQGVKFKAEDNIVIGNVALYGATSGKAFICGIAGERFCVRNSGATAVVEGVGDHGCEYMTGGRVVVLGPTGKNFAAGMSGGIAYVLDEKRDLYKRLNKEMVSFEEVSNKYDVLELKDMIKEHVAYTNSAKGKEILDNFGEYLPKFKKIMPHDYRRMLNTIVQMEEKGLSSEQAQIEAFYANTKK
- a CDS encoding glutamate synthase subunit beta, with product MGKPTGFLEYSRKTGKTADPKARIKNYNEFHLPLSEKEQKCQGARCMDCGVPFCQSGVILKGMVSGCPLNNLIPEWNELVYTGTWQQAYNRLKKTNSFPEFTARVCPAPCEAACTCGLNGDPVSIKENERAIIERAYESGIAGPVPPKIRTGKKVAVIGSGPAGLSAADQLNKRGHSVTVLEREDRIGGLLMYGIPNMKLEKHVIDRKVEIMKQEGVTFLTGADIGKNQKAKDLLKEYDRIILACGASNPRDLKVPGRDAEGIYFAVDFLKSTTKSLLNSNLQDNNHISTKGRHVIVIGGGDTGNDCVGTAIRQGCASVTQLEMMPRLPEKRTADNSWPEWPKVLKTDYGQEESIAVFGKDPRVYQTTVKEFVKDKSGKVVKAVLMGLEPKKDEKTGRMNMEPVAGSEKEVPADIVLIAAGFLGAQTYVADAFGVKLNGRSNVETENGKYKTNVDKVFAAGDMRRGQSLVVWAIREGREVAKEVDISLMGYSNLA
- the rpoD gene encoding RNA polymerase sigma factor RpoD; its protein translation is MEKDNFLDKLGKLVELAKTKHNALDVTEINNFFIGEELTTEQMDQIYTYLENRGVDVIPVIDDSVLTDDVLMSDNLLIDDDLDDSFIKDMDEEDIDLDAIDLLDGIGTEDPVRMYLKEIGTVPLLNAEEELRLAKRKADGDDDAKERLIEANLRLVVSIAKRYTGRGMSFLDLVQEGNLGLIKGVEKFDYTKGYKLSTYATWWIRQSVTRALADQARTIRVPVHMVETINKMSKMQRKLTLELGYEPSVAELAEALDMSEDKVMEIMQIAREPASLETPIGEEDDSNLGDFVADNNVVTPEGNVESVMLREHIDALLGDLKERERQVIVLRFGLEDGHPRTLEEVGKEFNVTRERIRQIEAKALRKLRNPVRSKRIRDFL
- a CDS encoding epoxyqueuosine reductase QueH, which encodes MNQRNYQKELDQVIAGLEEQGKVPRLLLHSCCAPCSSYVLEYLSRYFEITVYFYNPNIYPPEEYVMRVKEQKRLIDSMNFSHPVTLETGAYEPEEFYRIVRGLEKEPEGGARCFKCYELRLQEAAKVAQAGRFDYFTTTLSISPLKNAEKLNEIGEKLAKEYRVAYLPSDFKKKNGYKRSVELSGEYGLYRQDYCGCIYSQNERQKLSEIS
- a CDS encoding HPr family phosphocarrier protein codes for the protein MLSKTLTVVNPSGLHLRPAGVLSQTAMKFKSDVIIEYGEKRIVAKSVLNVMAAGIKCGTEIKLICEGEDEAAAMKTMTEAIESGLGEM